The region CAATGCCCATGCGGCTAATATAATCGCTGCCATGTATATTGCCTGTGGCCAGGACCCTGCTCATGTTGTTGAGGGTAGCAGTGCGATAACTACAATGGATGTCACAAAATATGGTTCCCTTTATTGTACTGTGACCCTGCCGGCATTGCAGCTTGGTACCGTAGGAGGAGGCACCAAAATAGGTACTCAGGCAGAATGCCTGGGTTTGCTGGGAGTTGCTGGTGGAAGTGATGTGCCCGGTGCCAATTCAAAAAAACTGGCTGAAATCATAGCATCAGCGGTACTTGCAGGAGAAATCTCTCTTGTAGGTGCACAGGCAGCCGGTCATCTGGCACGTGCCCATGCCGAACTGGGACGATGATCAGGATCTCTGGGAGTGATATATCTCCCCTATCCTTTCCAGGCTCTCTGCTTCTTCAGGGGATTTATCATCCCTCACATTAACAAGCCTGGGAAAACGCAGGGCATATCCGGATTCATAATTGGGACTCTTTTGTATCTCTTCAAAAGCAATCTCAAAGACAATTTCCGGTTTTAATTCTATTTTTCTGCCCGCTTCATAGACAACAAGATCAGAAAAAAGTGTGGTAAGTTCTGCCAGTTTTTCATCTGTAATGCCGGTGGCTACCTTGCCAATGGCAGGGAATTTTCCGGTGTCCGGGTCATAACAACCAAGGGCATAGGAACCAATCAGGTTTGCACGACGTCCATATCCCCACTCAGCACCGATAACCACAAGATCCAGGGTTTCCATGAGTGGTTTCTTCTTAAGCCAGTTTTTGCCTCTTTTACCAGGGGAATAAGGTGCATCGGGCTTTTTAATCATTATTCCTTCATGGCCTGCCCTGAGAGCATCTGCATAGATTTCCTGTATCTCTTCCTCATTATCGGTGATTACTTGTCTGTCTACGAGTATCCTGTCACTGCTCTGGACATTCTGGAACAACAACTCTCTTCTTTTCCTGAGAGGATTGTCAATCAGACTTTCCCCGTTAAGATAGAGCACGTCAAAGAGGTTTAGTTTGAGAGGGATTGCTTTGGCAATTGCTTCAACATCATATTTTCTTCTGAACCGCTTAAGTATGTCCTGGAATGCCCGGGGTTTGCCATCTTTTCCGATCGCCACGGCTTCTCCTTCTAGAATAGCCGTGTCTGCATTCACATTTTCCTGCACTTCTTTTACTACATCGGGCAGGGAGGATGTTACATTCTCAAGTCTGCGGGAAAATATGTGTATGTTCTCTCCTTCTTTATGTATCTGCACTCTTGCCCCGTCAAATTTCCATTCTACGGCAACTTCTCCTAGGTCATTAAGGGCTGACTGGATACTGGATGTTACCTGTGCAAGCATCATTTTGACAGGGCGATTCAGCTGGATGTCAAGTTTCTGTACTTCTTCATTGCCACCATTGCAGGCTGCAACGGCTACAAGCCCCAGGTCGTTTGTCAGCATGAGTGCCCGCTCGACTACGTCCACATCAGTTTCAAAAGCTTTGGAGATCGCGTCTCGGACGATTCCTTCTCCCACTCCGATACGCAGCTGTTCGATAGCAAGCCGGGCGAGGTATCGTGCCTCTATAGGTGTTGCCGAATTGAAAAGATACTGTAGATTTTTTATTTTGGTACCGTGGGAACGTTTACCTGCAGTATCTGCAATATGGGTAAACCTCTCATAGACTTCTTTGATCTCCATGCCGGGTTTTTCTTCAATAAATGCTGAGAATGTAGATTGTCCGGCAGGATTGGAGGATAGGGCTTGTACTGCTGTTTCCCCTATATCCCCGGTTTTGCGGATGATATTTTCTATTTCCTCCTCTGAAACCCCTGATGATTTTGAGAGAGCAGTATATAGGAGCCTGTTTCCTACACCCATCTGCCTGTCACTCCAGGCAGGGAAAACCGAACCCATTACAAAGTGGGTCACAATAGGAAGTTCTTCAATTGTGACCTCTTTTAGGAGTTTTGCAATCACATCGGTCATTTCCAGTGAACCGGGGATATGTTCGATGCTCGCACATGTATTTGCAAAATATTCAAAAGAAGTCACTTATGAACACCTGTTCTCAATCTTCCCTGTAAATGGATATAAGGTCGCTCAGGATCGCACTTGCGGTCTCGATAGAACCCGCACCCCTGCCAGTTGAGGTAACCGTGCCTGCCAGGTCGGTCTGCACCGAAATCACATTAAGGGTTCCCCCTACAGCAAGTGGGTGGCTTTCCGGTACAAGACGTGGTGATGTTTGGATTAATCCGTCCTTTACTTCCCCGATCTGCTTGATGACATATCCTTCGGATTGAGCCAGTGCAAGTGCTTCCGGGGTAATGCTGGTAATACCTTTTACATCCACATCATGGTATGTTGCTTTCATATCGAATACATAGTTTGCAAGGATTACAAGTTTACAGGCAGCATCGATCCCTTCCACATCATAGGTTGGGTCGGTTTCAGCAATCCCTAACTCCTGGGATTCTGCAAGCATCTGTTCATATGATGCGTGCTCTTCCATCATCCTTGTTAAGATGTAATTGCAGGTTCCATTCAGGATTCCTTCAATACTGATAATTGAGTTGCCTGCTATAGTATCACGTATCAGGTTTATTGCCGGCATGGCACCACCGACAGTTGCCTCAAACCTGAATTTAGCATTGTTTTTTTGGGCAGCTTCTGCAAGTTCCCCGTATTTGAGGGCCAGGGGGCCTTTGTTGGATGTGACCACATCCATTCCTTTTTCAAAAGCTGTCAACATGTTTTCAAGGCCCACTCCTCCGGTTTCAATATCGGTAGGGGTGGTTTCAATGACAACTTCATGTTCTACATTCCTGATAATTTCCAGGCCACTAAGTGTTTCGGATCCCACTCGTCCATTTTCCTTTTTACTGTTGAGGACCATTTCAAGATCAAGGCCTTTCTCATCGATAGCAGCACTTCTCGAATCTGCCACAGCAACAACTTTCAGGTCAAAACCCTTTTTTTGAATCTCTTTTTTTTTCTGGAGGAATACTTGAGCTGCTCCCTGTCCTACAGAACCAAAACCGATTATAGATGCACGAATCATTTTCATATGTATAACACCTCAGGAAAATTCTGCCCGTATGGGCTCAACAACAAGCAGGTCTTTTTTCTCTGCAACATCTTTGAGTATGCTGATTGCTTCATGCAGTTCCTTTATCCCGACAGCACAAATCTTCAGGGAAGCAGATGAAGTGGTGTTTATGTGGGGCATGGAAAGGGAAATATCCACAACTTCTGCATAGCCGGTCCTGTCAATGCTGTCGATGGTGTCCTGAATATCAGTATGGACGATATGGCCAATCAGGATTACTGCTCCTTCCTCGATCAACCTCTCTTCATCTACTCTGCTGATGCCGATACCATTTTCTTCCAGTTTTTCTATAATTGCATCGAGATTATCAGGTTCAGCCTCAAAAACGAGCTGTACTGGAATGGTGCCTCTTGGTGTCCTTTCTTCATGATGGTGGACAATTGATTTCAGGTTCCCGCGTAATTCTGATATGGGTGTCAGAGCGCAAAGGAGCTGACCTGGCGTGTCTTTCAGTTCTATATCCATTGAAACTCTCATAGGTGACCTCCTTTTGGTATAATTCGGATTATCTGTTTTACATTCCTAACGGGTAATAGACAATTATAGGTTTTGGTGGTCGGGAACTTTTCAATCTTTCAATACCAGTATATTTCCTCTTCCTTTTTTGAACTTGTCAATAAGTCCTCTTCTCTGCAGATCTGCGATCATCAGGCTTGTTTTTGCCTCTGAACAATTAAGTTTCTGCCGGAGGTCTTTCTGGGTGATTCTTCCTCCGGCTTTCTGTATGATTGCCAGAATTTCCTTCAGGTCTGCGGGTAGTTCCTCTTCTTTTGTTTCCGCCTCTTTTGGCCTTGAAGTATGAGATTTTTCACCCGCTTTCTCCAATTCATGTGCCTGTTCTATTTCGGATATATCTGGACTGCTGGTAACAGAATTTTTGACATTCTTTTCTTTGTTGTGCCTATAAAAATAGATGGCAACAATAAGTAATGGAATTATGAGAATTAGTAGGTAGTAGGAATTGTCCCTGTCATCAGAAGTTTCTTCAACGATTCTTGTGTCTTCCTCTACAGAGGTTGTCAGGTTGTTTAATTCAGTATCGTTGAAGTCTTCAATATCTTCTTCATATGCCGGATAAAGGAGAATGTCGATTACGTAATCTCCTTGCTTTTTGATTGTAATTTCTTCTTCGGAGTAAGATGTAAGTTTGCCGTTTTCATAACCTCTGGCTTTTATAAGATATGAACCGGGTTCCAGGGTGAATGCATATATCCCATTACTTGCCACTATGGTTTGTGCAGGAGTTGTGTTTATTTCGAGTATGACATCTTCCTGTGGTTCTAAAGTATACCAGTTATATAGTGAGCCATGGACTGTTGCAGTTTCTTCGGCTGCGGCACAGTAACCCAACATCAGCGTGCACAGAAGAACAATCGTGGCTATTCGAAGTTGTTTTTTAATCACACTCCTAGTTTAATGCAGTATTGCATATATTGTTTATTGAAAATATAATTCTTCTTTTCTTGGTATTTTTTGTATATTAATCGGTTTTATTGGCTTTAATTAGATTTTAAACCAAATTTAAACCTTATTTATGAAAATTAAACCTTTGTAAAGTTTTAAAATCCTTTGTTTTTTTTAAAAATTGCCTGTTTTATAAGTATATTTATATTCTCATCCGTCCAATATGCAATTGATAACGATGCTAAATACAAGGAGGATTGGAATGAATTTCAGAAAAATATTGACATTTATTATGGTCATTGCAATGTGTGCAAGTATGTTTACATCTGTTGCAGTTGCAAAGCCAGATGATGGAAGGAATATGGACCGGGCCAACATGAGCCCTAACAATACTTCCGTCCCTGATGAACCAGGAAGGAATATGGAAATGAATACGGACAGGGGCAATATGAACCCTGGCAATACTCCAAACCCTGAAGCTTCTGCTCGCGACAAGGCTCTTGACCAGAGGGAGCGGATGAAGAACAATTATGAGAATTCTAGGAATAAACTCCTGAATGTAAAGGACAGGGTCCAAAAGGGACAAATAGCCGCTAATTCCGAAGAGGTATACAATGTATCCAGTGAGTATCTAAATGATACGATTAACTACATGGTAACCCGTCTGTCCGATACAAAAGAAGATTTCGAGGATAAAGGTGTACCAGAGGATTCCATCGACAGAATCGATGGATATATTGTGCAACTTGAAGATCAGCAGGAAAAACTCGAAAATGCCAAAGACCGGAAAGAGCTTGCAGAGATCGCACGGGATGTACGTAAGATATGGCAGAATGCCTCAAAAGATCTCTACAAATTCAGGTCACTCAGCGTTTTGAATGGTGTTGAAAACTATCTTGATAAAGCCGACTCCATTTCCGAGCGTCTTGAATCCGAGATAGAAAACCTCAATGAAAGCGGTGTGGATACCACAGAGGCCGAGCAGATGCTGGACCAGTATAACAGTTTGGTTGAGGATGCATCCGAATTCCGTGAACTGGCTCTGGATGATGAACAAGGTAGCAGTGAATCCCTTGCCTACATGCAACAGTCAGTGAATGCTACACGTCAGGCAAATGATGTGCTCCGTGACATCCTGGAGTTCCTGAAAGATCACAGGCAGGGATTTGCTGATCTTTCAGAAGATACAAATGTCAGTGCACAAGGAAATGGTACAGCTGTGCTGTCCGGTATTTTTAATGTAAGCCTCTCGGCAACAGATGCAAAACTTGTTGTGAAGGACCTGGCAGGTGATGCAACCATAGAGATTGATGGGGAATATGAACGGATCACTCCTGAAGAATCCATGGGTAGGGGTACTCCTGCAGCAGTATACCTTGACTTCACGGGAGATGCTCATATCAACGGCAGCCGTCTTACTATGATGGTATCAGGAGAGAACATCTCCATTGATGCAGAGGGTCAAGGCAGTACGGTGTTTAGCGGGGAAGGTACCTATTCCACGGATTCTGAAACCATGGATTGGGCCGGAACTTATTCTGCGGAAGATGAAGATTCTGTAGATGGGGAAGAAATCGAGATTGAAGTAGAAATTGAGGGCCAGCAATCAGAAGTAAAAATTAAGATCAATGAAACAGAGGATGAGTTTACCCTCAATACCACCGATATGAATGAAATAATGGCCGAGATCGGTAATAGAACCTCATTGACAGATGAACAAATCGAACAGTACATGGAGATTGATGATGGGGAAGATTTTGTAGATGGGGAAGAAATCGAGATTGAAGTAGAAATTGAGGATCAGCAATCAGAAGTAAAAATAAAGTTCAATGAAACCGAGGATGAATTTACCCTCAATACCACCGCTATGAACGAAATCATAGCCGAGATCGGTAACAGAACCTCATTGACAGATGAACAAATCGAACAGTTTATGGAGATCGATGATGGGGAAGACTCGGTAAACAGTACAATGAATGACAATGACGAGGCGGGAGAGGAATGAATCGAATGAAAAGAGCCATTTCATTCATGATAGTCTTGCTCATGTTTTCATCCCTGATGGTATCGGGTTGTACAGACCAGGGTGATTCAGAAATGGAAAATGAAACTGTATCCAAAGATGTTGCAGAAGATATTTTTTCAAAAGAAGGTGCAGCTCTTACAGGTGAGGAGATATCATCATTGGAAGATGACCTCGCAGAACTTGAATCAATGCTTGAAGGGGTGGATAATGAATCCGATATAACTGTGGAGGATATATAAATTATCCTCTTTCTTTTCAAGTTCCGTTTTGTAAATAAAATTAATTGCAAGTAATTTAATGATGGAGGAATAAAGATGAAGAAAATAATATTGTCAGTTTTATTAATGTTCTTGTTAAGTGGTGCAGTTGCTGCACAAACAGAATTGCCTGAAACAGGGATATTGCCTGACAGTCCCTTTTATGGTCCAAAAAAAGTAATAGAACGTGTAGGGAATGTCTTTACATTTGGTGAAGAGGCCAAAGTTGATAGGGCACTGGAACATGCAGAATTAAGATTGGCTGAAGCCGAGGCGATGGCTGATAAAGGAAAGCCCGAATACATAGACGATCTTACTAGGGAATATGAGGAGAATATCAATAAGTCAACCGCAATTGCAGCTTCAGCACAAAATAGTGATGATAAAGAACAATTAGCAGAACGTGTTTCGAATGCAACTTACCAGCATATAGTTGTACTTGACGATTTACAGGAAAGAGTCCCTGAGCAAGCAAAAGAAAAGATTGCTGATGCAAGGGAGAGGTCCATAAGAGGAAATCAGGAAGCATTAAAGGCATTGGCTCAAGAAAACCCGGAGAAATCTGCTGAAATAGCAATGGAAGTTGCAGATAATCGGTTGGAAAAAGCTAACGAATCTGCAGAGAACGGAGATGCAGAAGGAGTTGTTGAAGCATCTGAAGAGTATCAGAAATATGCACGGTTTGGAGAGGAGATATCAGATATTGCACAAGAGGCTGGCAAAGATCCTTCAAAAGCCAATGAGATAGTTGCAAAAGCAACATCATTACACCTAAGTGTTCTCGAAGATGTAAAGCAAAAAGTTCCTGAACAGGCCAGAGCATCGATACAGGATGCAATAGAGCAATCAGAAATGGGCAGAGAGTCTGCTAAAAATGAATTGGAGGAAAGAGGAATATCAGTGCCTAGTATATCAAAAGATATGAACAGATCATCTGGTATTGATGAAGAAGCAGGAAATAATAATGAAGCAGCGAATGGTACTGGATCCAACACTACTGTAGAGGATATCTGACTATCCTCTTTCTTTTTTGAGGGACATTTACTAATAGAATGGTTTAGATAATAAAATATGATGACATCAGGAGATGGTTATGAAAAGCACTAAAAATTATGGAGAGGAAGGTGCACAATACAATCCAGGTGCCGTGCTCCTCATTTTTGCTCTTGTAATCATGTTTCTGTTAGCCCTGTTTTTTGTAGGCATTGTAGGGGTAACCTAAATTATCCAAAATGTTTTTATAGAATTACAAATCATTCTCATTTACTAATATGAGCTTATTTTGACATAATCCGAAGTATGCTCGAGGTATATCATGAAGAACATGCTTAAAACTACAATATTACTTGCGACACTCACTGGTCTGCTGGTAATGGTTGGTTCGTACTGGGGTACAGGGGGAATGCTGGTTGCTTTTGCCTTTGCTATCCTCATGAATTTCGGTACCTACTGGTATAGTGACAAGATTGTGCTTAAAATGTACAAGGCAAAGGAAGTTACAGAAACCGAAGCTCCACAGCTGTACCGGATAGTGCATAATTTAGCTTATAATGCCGGCCTTCCAATGCCGCGAGTTTATATCGTTGAGACATCCATGCCCAATGCTTTTGCTACAGGCAGGAATCCTGAGCATGCTGCCGTGGCAGTGACTACAGGTATTATGAATATTCTGAATTCAGAGGAGATCGAAGGTGTTCTGGCTCATGAACTTGCTCATGTCAGGAATAGGGATACACTGATCAGTGCAATAGCTGCAACAATTGCAGGTGTAATCACCCTGGTTGCCACATGGGCCCAGTGGGCAGCAATATTTGGAGGACTCGGCGGACGTGACGGTGAAGGCAATAATATCATAGGCTTTCTGGCTCTTGTAATCGTTGCTCCCCTTGCAGCCACGATTATACGCCTTGCAATCTCCAGGTCCCGTGAATTTGCAGCGGATTCAGAAGGAGCTCGTATTTCCAAAAACCCCCGGGCTCTTGCAAGTGCTCTTTCTAAACTTGAAAAGGGTACAAGCAATTACAGGCAGAATCCCAGGGATGTAAAGGCATCTGAAAGTACTGCCCATATGTTCATTGTCAATCCTATAAAGAAAAGTACGATTGCCAACCTTTTCCGCACGCATCCCTCTACAGAAGAGCGTGTTAAACGTCTGGAAAATATGCATTAAAAGGTGAGTGATTCCTGTCCCGTTTCGGTCAGGTGCATCACCTTTATCCCCTCTTTTTCAAGTCTTTCTGCAATATGCCTGCGATGGCAGTTGCGCGGATTTTTTTCTGCACACATAAGAGCGATCTTTGTATCGTTGTCTGCACTTCTTTTTATCTGGTATAATAGGTCTGCAAACCCCTTCATGAAGTCTGCACTTTTCATATATTCTATATAAGAACGCTTGCCCCTTCCTCCAAGCAAAGGGTAGTGATAATAGACAATTTCATTCTCTGGGAGTTTCATTTTCAGGTTTTCTGCATTGAATTCCAGACGCTGTGATTGCGGATAACTACGTACATCTATAACGATTTTTACGCTGTTGTCCAGTAATCTATTCAGGAATTCATTAAAAATGCTATTTCCATAACCAATAGTATAGCATATCCGCCGGTCTTCCATAAATACTCTGTTTGATTCCCGGTTTCATTAGTATTTCGATGGGTTGTTATATATGGGTCTATTCAGGTAAGGATTATATATTCATGAAATTCTATTCCTTTGCATCTGGAGAGGATTTGACATGGTTCACAACACGCCCATAGGACGAATAATTAAGGCCGATACGATTAGCGATGCATGGTATCGCGGACTCAATATCATATGGAATCACGGGGAAAATGTAACTGATGAAAGGGGTAGCAAAATCAAGGAATTCATGAATCTTATGGTTGTTATTAATGATCCTTATTCCAATGAGATACCGGCTGACATTTCCTGGAACCAGGAGCGTCTGGATGAATATGCAAAACAGCTGATCACGGGGCAAAATCCTCAGGACTTCGAATATACTTATGGGCAGCGATTACGCAACTGGGATGAGCGAGTGGATCAGATCTCTTATGTAATTGACAAACTCAAAAACAGTAAAACCACTCGCAGGGCAACTGCGGTAACATGGATTCCATATATTGATACTGAAGTTGATGAAGTACCATGTATGATTCTCGATGATTTC is a window of Methanohalophilus mahii DSM 5219 DNA encoding:
- a CDS encoding homoserine dehydrogenase, translated to MKMIRASIIGFGSVGQGAAQVFLQKKKEIQKKGFDLKVVAVADSRSAAIDEKGLDLEMVLNSKKENGRVGSETLSGLEIIRNVEHEVVIETTPTDIETGGVGLENMLTAFEKGMDVVTSNKGPLALKYGELAEAAQKNNAKFRFEATVGGAMPAINLIRDTIAGNSIISIEGILNGTCNYILTRMMEEHASYEQMLAESQELGIAETDPTYDVEGIDAACKLVILANYVFDMKATYHDVDVKGITSITPEALALAQSEGYVIKQIGEVKDGLIQTSPRLVPESHPLAVGGTLNVISVQTDLAGTVTSTGRGAGSIETASAILSDLISIYRED
- a CDS encoding DUF488 domain-containing protein, translating into MEDRRICYTIGYGNSIFNEFLNRLLDNSVKIVIDVRSYPQSQRLEFNAENLKMKLPENEIVYYHYPLLGGRGKRSYIEYMKSADFMKGFADLLYQIKRSADNDTKIALMCAEKNPRNCHRRHIAERLEKEGIKVMHLTETGQESLTF
- a CDS encoding helix-turn-helix transcriptional regulator, which gives rise to MIKKQLRIATIVLLCTLMLGYCAAAEETATVHGSLYNWYTLEPQEDVILEINTTPAQTIVASNGIYAFTLEPGSYLIKARGYENGKLTSYSEEEITIKKQGDYVIDILLYPAYEEDIEDFNDTELNNLTTSVEEDTRIVEETSDDRDNSYYLLILIIPLLIVAIYFYRHNKEKNVKNSVTSSPDISEIEQAHELEKAGEKSHTSRPKEAETKEEELPADLKEILAIIQKAGGRITQKDLRQKLNCSEAKTSLMIADLQRRGLIDKFKKGRGNILVLKD
- a CDS encoding thymidylate synthase, translated to MVHNTPIGRIIKADTISDAWYRGLNIIWNHGENVTDERGSKIKEFMNLMVVINDPYSNEIPADISWNQERLDEYAKQLITGQNPQDFEYTYGQRLRNWDERVDQISYVIDKLKNSKTTRRATAVTWIPYIDTEVDEVPCMILDDFKVRNNQVHMTTLFRSHDFAGAYPANLYGLSQLLKYVAQNAGYDTGTITTISVSAHIYEHDWDRIEKIVTGVC
- the htpX gene encoding zinc metalloprotease HtpX produces the protein MKNMLKTTILLATLTGLLVMVGSYWGTGGMLVAFAFAILMNFGTYWYSDKIVLKMYKAKEVTETEAPQLYRIVHNLAYNAGLPMPRVYIVETSMPNAFATGRNPEHAAVAVTTGIMNILNSEEIEGVLAHELAHVRNRDTLISAIAATIAGVITLVATWAQWAAIFGGLGGRDGEGNNIIGFLALVIVAPLAATIIRLAISRSREFAADSEGARISKNPRALASALSKLEKGTSNYRQNPRDVKASESTAHMFIVNPIKKSTIANLFRTHPSTEERVKRLENMH
- a CDS encoding ATP-dependent DNA ligase; the protein is MTSFEYFANTCASIEHIPGSLEMTDVIAKLLKEVTIEELPIVTHFVMGSVFPAWSDRQMGVGNRLLYTALSKSSGVSEEEIENIIRKTGDIGETAVQALSSNPAGQSTFSAFIEEKPGMEIKEVYERFTHIADTAGKRSHGTKIKNLQYLFNSATPIEARYLARLAIEQLRIGVGEGIVRDAISKAFETDVDVVERALMLTNDLGLVAVAACNGGNEEVQKLDIQLNRPVKMMLAQVTSSIQSALNDLGEVAVEWKFDGARVQIHKEGENIHIFSRRLENVTSSLPDVVKEVQENVNADTAILEGEAVAIGKDGKPRAFQDILKRFRRKYDVEAIAKAIPLKLNLFDVLYLNGESLIDNPLRKRRELLFQNVQSSDRILVDRQVITDNEEEIQEIYADALRAGHEGIMIKKPDAPYSPGKRGKNWLKKKPLMETLDLVVIGAEWGYGRRANLIGSYALGCYDPDTGKFPAIGKVATGITDEKLAELTTLFSDLVVYEAGRKIELKPEIVFEIAFEEIQKSPNYESGYALRFPRLVNVRDDKSPEEAESLERIGEIYHSQRS
- a CDS encoding amino acid-binding protein: MRVSMDIELKDTPGQLLCALTPISELRGNLKSIVHHHEERTPRGTIPVQLVFEAEPDNLDAIIEKLEENGIGISRVDEERLIEEGAVILIGHIVHTDIQDTIDSIDRTGYAEVVDISLSMPHINTTSSASLKICAVGIKELHEAISILKDVAEKKDLLVVEPIRAEFS
- a CDS encoding DUF5667 domain-containing protein, whose product is MKKIILSVLLMFLLSGAVAAQTELPETGILPDSPFYGPKKVIERVGNVFTFGEEAKVDRALEHAELRLAEAEAMADKGKPEYIDDLTREYEENINKSTAIAASAQNSDDKEQLAERVSNATYQHIVVLDDLQERVPEQAKEKIADARERSIRGNQEALKALAQENPEKSAEIAMEVADNRLEKANESAENGDAEGVVEASEEYQKYARFGEEISDIAQEAGKDPSKANEIVAKATSLHLSVLEDVKQKVPEQARASIQDAIEQSEMGRESAKNELEERGISVPSISKDMNRSSGIDEEAGNNNEAANGTGSNTTVEDI